The following are from one region of the Bradyrhizobium septentrionale genome:
- a CDS encoding DNA translocase FtsK, producing the protein MSMPAIERVIPLVGHLPLSLREALARRLRELTGLGLIALSGAITAALMTWSVQDPSLSHATSRAIRNVLGYPGAIGADLLMQILGLGAIMLLLPVAVWGWRMLTHRPFDREALRLGCWILCTVIAAGFASCWPHKTSWPLPTGLGGVVGDALLRAPAVVFGPPGFIYRVVLGLILFVAMAAAFLFACGWGAQEQDDELTPITDDDEPFVEEEDSDRSSVSLGWLFHALMSTKARLGWLFTTAYKSLVSSGAQGRTAAFERQEPNIGAGRTAPSIAPAAEDDDHDEDEAHAFDDEEEEDEEEAPAARAPRKKAEPKPKKKNSDKFELPSVSVLSAPKASDRQPLSKAELEANSRALEGVLQDFGVRGEIVKANPGPVVTLYELEPAPGIKSSRVIGLSDDIARSMSALSARVAVVAGRNAIGIELPNAHREKVYLRELLVAKESVDSVAKLPLCLGKTIGGDPVIIDLARTPHMLIAGTTGSGKSVAINTMILSLVYRLRPDQCRLIMVDPKMLELSVYDGIPHLLTPVVTDPKKAVVALKWAVREMEERYKRMAKLGVRNIDGYNQRLVEAKGKGEELTRTVHTGFDKESGKAIYEEEKLDLEPLPYIVIIVDEMADLMMVAGKDIEGAVQRLAQMARAAGLHVILATQRPSVDVITGTIKANFPTRIAFQVTSKIDSRTILGEMGAEQLLGQGDMLYMAGGGRISRVHGPFASDEEVEKVVRHLKTQGQPEYLEAVTAEEPTDEDGAVFDATGMGGDGGGDLFTQAVAIVKRDRKASTSYIQRRLQIGYNRAASLMERMELEGIVGPANHAGKREILVGEEEGQF; encoded by the coding sequence TTGAGTATGCCAGCGATCGAACGTGTCATCCCCCTGGTCGGCCATCTGCCGCTCTCGCTGCGCGAGGCGCTGGCGCGGCGGCTGCGTGAACTGACCGGGCTCGGCCTGATTGCGCTGTCCGGCGCCATCACGGCTGCGCTGATGACCTGGTCGGTGCAGGATCCGTCGCTGAGCCACGCCACCTCGCGCGCGATCCGCAACGTGCTCGGCTATCCCGGCGCGATCGGCGCCGACCTCCTGATGCAGATTCTCGGGCTCGGCGCGATCATGCTGCTGCTGCCGGTGGCTGTCTGGGGCTGGCGGATGCTGACGCACCGTCCGTTCGACCGTGAGGCGTTGCGGCTCGGCTGCTGGATCCTGTGCACGGTGATCGCGGCGGGCTTTGCAAGCTGCTGGCCGCACAAAACTTCATGGCCGCTGCCGACAGGGCTCGGTGGCGTCGTCGGCGACGCGCTGCTGCGGGCGCCGGCTGTGGTGTTCGGTCCGCCCGGCTTCATCTATCGCGTCGTGCTCGGCCTGATCCTGTTCGTCGCGATGGCAGCAGCTTTCCTGTTCGCCTGCGGCTGGGGCGCCCAGGAGCAGGACGACGAGCTGACGCCGATCACCGATGACGACGAGCCGTTCGTCGAGGAGGAAGACAGCGACCGCAGCTCGGTGTCGCTGGGCTGGCTGTTCCACGCGCTGATGAGCACCAAGGCCCGGCTCGGCTGGTTGTTCACCACCGCCTACAAATCGCTGGTGTCGAGCGGAGCGCAGGGCCGCACGGCCGCGTTCGAGCGCCAGGAGCCCAATATCGGCGCCGGCCGCACCGCGCCGTCGATCGCGCCCGCTGCCGAAGACGACGATCATGACGAGGACGAAGCTCACGCCTTCGACGACGAGGAGGAAGAGGACGAGGAGGAAGCTCCCGCCGCCCGCGCCCCGCGCAAGAAGGCCGAGCCGAAGCCGAAGAAGAAGAACTCCGACAAGTTCGAGCTGCCGTCGGTCTCCGTGCTCAGTGCGCCGAAGGCGAGCGACCGCCAGCCGCTGAGCAAGGCCGAGCTGGAAGCCAATTCGCGAGCGCTCGAAGGCGTGCTGCAGGATTTCGGCGTGCGCGGCGAGATCGTCAAGGCCAATCCTGGCCCGGTCGTCACGCTGTACGAGCTCGAGCCGGCGCCCGGCATCAAGTCGTCTCGCGTGATCGGGCTGTCCGACGACATCGCGCGTTCGATGAGCGCGCTGTCGGCTCGCGTCGCCGTCGTCGCCGGCCGCAATGCGATCGGCATCGAGCTGCCGAACGCGCATCGCGAGAAGGTCTATCTGCGCGAGCTGCTGGTCGCCAAGGAGAGCGTCGATTCGGTGGCGAAACTGCCGCTGTGCCTCGGCAAGACGATCGGCGGCGACCCCGTCATCATCGACCTCGCGCGCACGCCGCACATGCTGATCGCCGGCACCACCGGCTCCGGCAAATCGGTCGCGATCAACACCATGATCCTCAGCCTGGTCTACCGGCTGCGCCCGGATCAGTGCCGCCTGATCATGGTCGACCCGAAGATGCTCGAACTCTCCGTCTATGACGGCATCCCGCATCTGTTGACGCCCGTCGTCACCGATCCGAAGAAGGCGGTGGTGGCGCTGAAATGGGCCGTGCGCGAGATGGAAGAGCGCTACAAGCGCATGGCCAAGCTCGGCGTGCGCAACATCGACGGCTACAACCAGCGCCTCGTCGAAGCCAAGGGCAAGGGCGAAGAGCTGACCCGCACCGTGCACACCGGCTTCGACAAGGAGAGCGGCAAGGCGATCTACGAGGAAGAGAAGCTCGATCTCGAGCCACTGCCCTACATCGTCATCATCGTCGACGAGATGGCCGACCTGATGATGGTCGCCGGCAAGGACATCGAAGGCGCGGTGCAGCGCCTGGCGCAGATGGCGCGCGCCGCAGGCCTGCATGTGATCCTCGCCACGCAGCGTCCGTCGGTCGACGTCATCACCGGCACGATCAAGGCGAACTTCCCGACCCGCATCGCCTTCCAGGTGACGTCGAAGATCGACAGCCGCACCATCCTGGGCGAGATGGGCGCCGAGCAGCTGCTCGGCCAGGGCGACATGCTGTACATGGCAGGCGGCGGCCGAATCAGCCGCGTGCACGGCCCGTTCGCGTCGGACGAGGAAGTCGAGAAGGTGGTGCGTCACCTGAAGACGCAGGGCCAGCCCGAATATCTCGAAGCCGTCACCGCGGAAGAGCCGACCGACGAGGACGGCGCCGTGTTCGATGCCACCGGCATGGGTGGCGACGGCGGCGGCGATCTGTTCACGCAGGCGGTTGCGATCGTCAAGCGCGACCGCAAGGCATCGACCTCCTACATCCAGCGCCGGCTGCAGATCGGCTATAACCGCGCCGCCTCGCTGATGGAGCGGATGGAACTTGAGGGCATTGTCGGCCCGGCGAATCACGCCGGAAAGCGCGAAATCCTGGTCGGGGAAGAAGAAGGCCAGTTCTGA
- a CDS encoding outer membrane lipoprotein carrier protein LolA, whose product MANHLIDRGMRTALAVLAAAAIAGAATAQNTPAPKPAPSAGPKAAPKAKDAAKDAGAQTNADKGPTTTGATQAPPNPVIPDPRRNVPANIFQTFDANQKAQAAKVSAYLSSLQTLVGNFVQVGPDGTKTKGDFYIQKPGKLRFEYDDPSPIEVIADGSSVAVRDRRLATQDVYPLSQTPLRYLLSDRIDLMKDTNVISVTADDLFVSITIEEKQALIGTSRFLLMVGAKDGKLKQWTVTDPQGYDTTVAVYNLDATQKPDPGLFKIDFTTYPGSSPG is encoded by the coding sequence ATGGCAAATCACCTCATTGACCGCGGCATGCGCACCGCGCTGGCTGTTCTCGCCGCCGCCGCGATCGCCGGCGCCGCCACCGCGCAGAACACGCCGGCGCCGAAGCCCGCACCCAGCGCTGGACCCAAGGCTGCGCCGAAGGCGAAGGACGCTGCGAAGGACGCCGGCGCGCAGACCAACGCGGACAAGGGCCCGACCACCACGGGCGCCACCCAGGCACCGCCGAACCCGGTGATTCCCGATCCGCGCCGCAACGTCCCCGCCAACATCTTCCAGACCTTCGACGCCAACCAGAAGGCGCAGGCCGCCAAGGTCTCGGCCTATCTGTCGTCGTTGCAGACGCTGGTCGGGAATTTCGTCCAGGTCGGCCCCGACGGCACCAAGACCAAGGGCGATTTCTACATCCAGAAGCCCGGCAAGTTGCGCTTCGAATATGACGATCCGAGCCCGATCGAGGTGATCGCCGACGGCTCGTCGGTCGCGGTGCGTGACCGCAGGCTCGCAACGCAAGACGTCTATCCGCTGTCGCAGACCCCGCTGCGCTATCTGCTGTCGGACCGCATCGACCTGATGAAGGACACCAACGTCATCAGCGTCACCGCCGATGATTTGTTCGTCAGCATTACCATCGAGGAGAAGCAGGCGCTGATCGGCACCAGCCGCTTCCTGCTGATGGTCGGCGCCAAGGACGGCAAGCTCAAGCAGTGGACCGTCACCGATCCGCAGGGCTACGACACCACAGTTGCGGTCTACAATCTCGACGCGACGCAGAAGCCCGATCCGGGGCTGTTCAAGATCGACTTCACGACCTATCCGGGCTCGTCGCCGGGCTAG
- a CDS encoding exodeoxyribonuclease III, producing the protein MRFSVTTWNINSVRLRIDIVAKFLKGARPDVLCLQETKCIDDAFPLKRFKRLGYEHVALNGQKGYHGVAIVSRLPFETTDIRTFCDKIDSRHISVSFGEKAQLAKPVVLHNFYVPAGGDIPDPALNPKFEHKLQFLDEMKACEPLHPRGDDRHILVGDLNVAPHENDVWSHKQLLKVVSHTPVETEKLLAAQAHGEWFDIARERIPMSEKVYTWWSYRAADWTAGDRGRRLDHIWVSRALKDSVSDFKITRDARGWERPSDHVPVTAVMEV; encoded by the coding sequence ATGCGGTTCTCCGTCACCACCTGGAACATCAACTCGGTGCGCCTGCGCATCGACATCGTCGCCAAATTCCTGAAGGGCGCGCGGCCGGATGTGCTGTGCCTGCAGGAGACCAAATGCATCGACGATGCGTTTCCGCTGAAGCGCTTCAAGCGGCTCGGCTATGAGCACGTCGCGCTGAACGGGCAGAAGGGCTATCACGGCGTCGCCATCGTCTCGCGCCTGCCGTTCGAGACGACCGACATCCGAACCTTCTGCGACAAGATCGATTCGCGGCACATTTCGGTGTCCTTCGGAGAAAAGGCGCAGCTCGCAAAGCCTGTGGTGCTGCATAATTTCTACGTGCCTGCCGGCGGCGACATTCCCGATCCCGCGCTCAATCCGAAGTTCGAGCACAAGCTGCAATTCCTCGACGAGATGAAGGCGTGCGAGCCGCTGCATCCGCGCGGCGACGATCGCCACATCCTGGTCGGCGACCTCAACGTCGCGCCGCATGAGAACGACGTGTGGTCGCACAAGCAGCTCTTGAAGGTGGTCTCGCACACGCCTGTCGAGACCGAGAAGCTGCTCGCGGCGCAAGCGCATGGCGAATGGTTCGACATCGCGCGCGAGCGGATCCCGATGTCGGAAAAGGTCTACACCTGGTGGAGCTACCGCGCCGCCGACTGGACCGCCGGCGACCGTGGCCGCAGGCTCGATCACATCTGGGTCTCGCGCGCGCTGAAGGATTCCGTCAGCGACTTCAAGATCACCCGCGACGCCCGCGGCTGGGAGCGCCCATCGGACCACGTGCCGGTGACGGCGGTGATGGAGGTTTAA
- a CDS encoding Crp/Fnr family transcriptional regulator: MSIDDDVALLERVPTMRLLGESSLRMLAIGSEQRDFNAGEVLFKVGDAADAGYVVQRGTFRVEEGGAEIIAGPGALIGELALIVAMKRPSTATALERGSVIRIARSLFQRVLESDPGAARRLRDELALRTSQLASDILIAGGKLST, translated from the coding sequence ATGTCGATCGATGATGACGTAGCCCTGCTCGAGCGGGTCCCGACGATGCGTCTGTTGGGCGAAAGCTCCTTGCGCATGCTGGCGATCGGCTCCGAGCAACGTGATTTCAATGCAGGCGAGGTGCTGTTCAAGGTCGGCGACGCTGCTGATGCCGGCTATGTCGTGCAGCGCGGCACGTTCCGGGTCGAGGAAGGTGGCGCCGAGATCATCGCGGGCCCCGGCGCGCTGATCGGCGAGCTCGCGTTGATCGTCGCGATGAAGCGGCCGTCGACCGCCACCGCGCTGGAGCGCGGCTCCGTGATCCGAATCGCGCGCAGCTTGTTCCAGCGCGTGCTGGAAAGCGACCCCGGCGCTGCGCGCCGGCTGCGCGACGAACTCGCGCTGCGCACCAGCCAGCTCGCGAGCGATATTTTGATCGCGGGCGGGAAGCTGAGCACGTAG
- a CDS encoding response regulator transcription factor has protein sequence MANARKILIVDDDTDLRDTLVEQLSLHEEFEASAVDTGAKGATAAKANSPDLVLMDVGLPDTDGREVVRSLRKGGFKAPIIMLTGHDTDSDTILGLESGANDYVAKPFRFAVLLARIRAQLRQHEASEDAVFSVGPYSFRPGSKMLTGANARKVRLTEKETAILRFLYRAGQMPVSRETLLQEVWGYNSGVTTHTLETHIYRLRQKIEKDAANPEILVTEAGGYKLVP, from the coding sequence ATGGCCAATGCCCGCAAGATCTTGATCGTGGATGACGATACCGATCTGCGCGATACGCTGGTCGAGCAGCTGTCCCTGCACGAGGAATTCGAAGCCTCCGCAGTCGACACCGGCGCCAAGGGCGCCACTGCCGCCAAAGCCAATTCCCCCGATCTGGTCTTGATGGATGTCGGCCTGCCCGACACCGACGGTCGCGAAGTGGTTCGCAGCCTGCGCAAGGGCGGCTTCAAGGCCCCGATCATCATGCTGACCGGCCACGACACCGATTCCGACACCATCCTCGGCCTGGAAAGCGGCGCCAACGACTATGTGGCCAAGCCGTTCCGCTTCGCGGTGCTGCTGGCCCGGATCCGGGCGCAGCTGCGCCAGCACGAGGCCAGCGAGGACGCGGTGTTCTCGGTCGGCCCCTACTCGTTCCGCCCCGGCTCGAAGATGCTGACCGGCGCCAATGCCAGGAAAGTGCGGCTGACCGAGAAGGAAACCGCGATCCTGCGCTTCCTCTACCGCGCCGGCCAGATGCCGGTGTCGCGCGAGACCCTGCTCCAGGAAGTCTGGGGCTACAATTCCGGTGTCACCACCCACACGCTGGAAACCCACATCTACCGCCTCCGCCAGAAGATCGAGAAGGACGCCGCCAACCCGGAAATCCTGGTGACGGAAGCCGGTGGCTACAAGCTGGTGCCGTGA